One window of the Triticum dicoccoides isolate Atlit2015 ecotype Zavitan chromosome 3B, WEW_v2.0, whole genome shotgun sequence genome contains the following:
- the LOC119276664 gene encoding GDSL esterase/lipase At5g45910-like, whose product MGRREALVILLAVVLAAAAAGEADAAKAKGKAKGKYRALFNFGDSLADAGNLIANGVPDILATARLPYGQTYFGKPTGRCSDGRLVIDHLAQEFGLPLLPPSKANRSDLSHGANFAITGATALDTPYFEARGLGAVVWNSGALMTQIQWFRDLKPFFCNSTKEECKEFYANSLFVVGEFGGNDYNAPLFAGKGLTEAYKFMPDVIQGISDGVEELIAEGAVDLIVPGVMPTGCFPVYLNMLDMPAHEYGARSGCIRQYNTFSWVHNAHLKRALEKLRPKYPNVRIIYGDYYTPVVQFMLQPEKFGFYKQLPRACCGAPGSVAKAAYNFNVTAKCGEPGATACADPTTHWSWDGIHLTEAAYGHIARGWLYGPFADQPIVQSS is encoded by the exons ATGGGGAGAAGGGAGGCGCTCGTGATTCTCCTCGCGGTCgtcctcgcggcggcggcggccggggaggCGGACGCTGCCAAGGCCAAGGGGAAGGCCAAGGGGAAGTACCGGGCGCTGTTCAACTTCGGGGACTCGCTGGCCGACGCCGGCAACCTCATCGCCAACGGCGTGCCGGACATCCTCGCCACCGCCAGGCTGCCCTATGGCCAGACCTACTTCGGCAAGCCCACCGGCCGCTGCTCCGACGGCCGCCTCGTCATCGACCACCTGG CGCAGGAATTCGGGCTGCCCCTGCTGCCGCCGTCCAAAGCCAATCGCTCCGACTTAAGTCACGGTGCCAACTTcgccatcaccggcgccaccgcgcTCGACACGCCCTACTTCGAGGCCAGGGGCCTCGGCGCCGTCGTCTGGAACTCCGGCGCCCTCATGACCCAAATCCAGTGGTTCCGTGACCTCAAGCCTTTCTTCTGCAACTCCACCAAGG AAGAATGCAAGGAGTTCTATGCCAACTCGCTGTTCGTCGTCGGCGAGTTCGGTGGCAACGACTACAACGCGCCCCTGTTTGCCGGGAAGGGCCTCACAGAGGCGTACAAGTTCATGCCGGATGTCATCCAGGGCATCTCCGATGGCGTCGAG GAATTGATCGCCGAGGGGGCAGTGGATCTCATCGTGCCAGGGGTGATGCCCACTGGGTGCTTCCCCGTGTACCTGAACATGCTCGACATGCCAGCCCACGAGTATGGCGCCCGGAGCGGGTGCATCCGTCAGTACAACACCTTCTCATGGGTGCACAACGCACACCTCAAGAGAGCACTCGAGAAGCTCCGGCCCAAGTACCCCAATGTGCGGATCATATATGGCGACTACTACACGCCAGTTGTCCAGTTCATGCTCCAGCCTGAGAAGTTTG GATTCTACAAGCAGTTACCTAGGGCATGCTGTGGGGCTCCTGGGTCCGTTGCCAAAGCCGCTTACAACTTCAACGTGACAGCCAAATGCGGGGAGCCTGGTGCCACTGCTTGTGCTGACCCAACGACCCATTGGAGCTGGGACGGTATTCACTTGACGGAGGCTGCTTACGGTCATATCGCCAGGGGTTGGCTATATGGCCCTTTCGCAGACCAACCGATTGTTCAGTCCTCGTGA